GCATTATGTATACATACATATGGTATTTTCACATAAGAAGATGGCTGACATATTCACAGGGGTTGCAAGGCCTGTGGAAAAGAGGAATTGGAGAGGGGATGCAATGGTGAGGGGAGGATTCAAGGAGGGATTGCAACAGTCCCAGGGTTTGGATGGTGGCCTATAAAGGCTTACCGTCCTTGCCCTGCATTCGTTGCATCTGGCGGTCGGTATACGCGGCGTGGTCAAAGCATGGATGAAGTTGCCTCTGGAGGAGGGGGAAGAGTTAGTCCCATAGGGATCAGTGATGAGGCTGAATCAAGGTAAGTTTATTACTTCACTTACCTGATTTGTGCACGATGGTTTTGTATACATTTGATCATTCTCGGTTTTGTATGAGGAAGCATTCCTAGTCTTAAATCAGTATATTTGAACCGTGAGTTGGCTTCCTCTAGCTATAGAATTAGATTGTATGAACACTTGTATGCATGCATGGTCCAACCAATTACCATAACCAAACCTGAAGAAAGTAGTGTTGATTTGAGCGTCTTTAAGATTCTTGTTTCTGATGAACAATTTACTTGTTAGACCATacatacatgcatgcatatatatatgtgtatatatagagagagagagagaggaaagGTGGCTCGTTAAAAAACCACTCTTCAAAGTCGAAGAGTGGAAAAAGAGTGCACCTGTAATGGTCTTTTCATTAATCATTATTATCAAAACATAACCAATGACTAATACAAGGAACTGGATGTTGCAACCAAGTCGAACAACTTCCACTGCCAGTTGTAGCTAACTTTGCAAGGCGATATGCTGGTTGATTTCTGGTCCTAAGAACATGTTTAAAGAAAATCACCCTAAAGCTTGCAGTAAGAGATTTAATATCATCAATTAGATGTCTACTTGATACCAAATGATCATTGCCTGTAAGGTATCTAATCACAACTAAAGAATCACTTTCAATCTCTATATCCCTGACCTGCATTTCCAAGAGCCATTTGATGCCTAGCAAAACCACATTAGCCTCCATCAAAAGTTTGTCCGCCTGGCCAGCTTGCTTCCACGATCTTGCTGCAATAAAAGACCCATTTGCGTCTCTTAAGACTGCCCCAAACCCCATTTTGTTACTGCAGCTTCCACGTCTTGCATCAACATTTAATTTGAAAAAGCCATGGGGTGGTTTTTTCCATTTAGCTGCTAGTAGGCGCTGCTCAAAACCAGTGTATTGTAGTTGATTTGCACTTTTCAACCGATCAATGTACTCAGTACGCCAATTGGGTACTGACGAAATATCAGGAGCTGTGCCAGTCTGATAAAAACTATTCCGAATACCCCACACTCTCCAACACATTACTAAATATTAATGAAGCATGTCTACAGTGCCATATGAGATCAAATTTCGTATAATACCCTTTCAGCTGTCATAATGTTGTTGCCTTAAGAAGTTGAAGCATGGTTTGGCAAAAACCGGTGTCAAACAACTGCAGCTCCAAAAAATATGCCTATCATCCTCGACCTCCTCTCCACATAGCTTACACATAGGATCGAGGTTAATGCCCCTTGTATGTAGATTGAACCGAGTAGGAAGAAGGTTGTGGAACATCCGCCAGCTGAAaatagaaatcttgctcggaacAGCCAGCTTCCCCATAATGTCTGTCACTTTCTTGTCCAGAtcatcaagacaattatgttgtcTACCCATCATAGCCAGTTTTTATTAGTGAAAACAACCCTGTGGTTCCGTCCTCCTTCCATGATCATGATGCCAGTCCATATTTTCTgatacatatttataattatcGTTTCGAACTGATTCGACCCTTTTGTTATTTCTAGTCAATATAAACCGATTCAACCATTCTATACTCATATTTTGTTTAAGTTAAAAGTAAGAACTGAATCCTACCAAACTTGTACCGATTTGTTGCCCATTTTGTTTTACATTTGCAGCAAGATAAAGCAAGGTCCAAGGAAGTTCAAAAGATAACCAATGTCTAGAATTCATGGTAAGTTGAGACTGCAACAACTGCAAGATTTTTTGTTGCTTCAGAAATCCAGAACTGGTGAGCAACCATTGGCCATGGATTAATAGTGAAACGACCACGTGTATCTCTTTTTTCCCAATTTTTCTTTTGGCATTCATATAATAtaatgttattatattttttCTTAGGGAACGTAAGATGGGAAAAGCTGTTACTTGTGATATTGACTATCAAGTCATATAATTTTGTTGCTAATGTATATAATTCAAAGCATAAACACTGCGGTTATTAttaaataaaggttaaaatattccATTAAGTCCCTACAATTTTGGATTTTAGttcttgtacttttattttcagaaatttagtttctttacttttcaattttcaaaatGCATGACCAAGTGTTTTTTTGGTTAATTTTATTAGTGTTtttttgaatttaacaaaataattttaacaagaGCTAATATCACCATACGCTCATTCTAAATTGGTCCATAAACTTCCAAACATTTTAATTACATCTTCAAACTATCAATGTTATATCAATAAGGCTATTTCGATACCAAAATCGTTAACGTTAAATGAGATTATGTAACATAATCTAAAATGAAAAGTTTAGTGAAAAACAAATATCATATAAATGGATGTCGTAAAACTCTTGGTTTTGAAGTCTCCAAACTTTTTTAGAAACTATCATTCACACACTCTCATTTTTGgattttactttatttaaaattttatattaaataaaaattaatataattatcaaaacattttaaaaaaaataaatgttgatttatttttcaatacaATAAAATTAGCAAGTGTTTTATCAAACTCATCTGATTTAAATTAATGAAAT
This window of the Gossypium arboreum isolate Shixiya-1 chromosome 12, ASM2569848v2, whole genome shotgun sequence genome carries:
- the LOC108477345 gene encoding uncharacterized protein LOC108477345 — protein: MAMALLSAPPPPSHKTSLFQRPYTTSFRSIAFIKYPYKLTAASSTAPTAEDKPTASPDGVAVESESATMVAVEDPPFRGCKACGKEELERGCNGEGRIQGGIATVPGFGWWPIKAYRPCPAFVASGGRYTRRGQSMDEVASGGGGRVSPIGISDEAESSKIKQGPRKFKR